The following proteins come from a genomic window of Miscanthus floridulus cultivar M001 chromosome 2, ASM1932011v1, whole genome shotgun sequence:
- the LOC136537034 gene encoding uncharacterized protein: MEAPRLLNEIFPYDQADLSWVPEGMDPNSSYRLAVRVGAYVKFTDDGGHEYCQRSLLTKKLLHAIDMYWEIRRLSVQVCVMKNDDSDCLHDIGRLQSMPCVLQGSTDASANQIIAQPPLDIASSLVEPSVQNNTKVAWVDDDIEYVGLDDEDSVSDPSDYEVYSDVDCVGLEDELVVEDAQGCETIIHATDLENPTIKVGVTFMDSTTFKKAIRQYAIKGEYEIAAPYSEAKRYRGYCKADGCKWQIHASQLQDGRTWQIKKIPIDHTCQSTGKVEKNHMVTNHWVRDRVLDWLAKDATIGAKALQKRLQEQYHLQLSYWVVWDGRNMALEQLKWRWDDSFAHAFRFKVEVERTNPGSLVDIEYEQDRKKMKFTRMFVAFKASVDGFLNGCRPFLGVDSTHLTGKWKGQLASATAIDGNNWMFPVCYGVFGSEITENWAWFFSRLHQAIGSPPGLVISTDAGKGIDSDVTKVFKSGVEHRECMRHLVANFQKRF, encoded by the exons ATGGAGGCCCCACGATTGCTCAACGAGATTTTCCCCTATGATCAGGCAGATCTTTCATGGGTTCCTGAGGG GATGGATCCAAATTCGTCCTATAGGCTTGCTGTGCGTGTGGGTGCTTATGTGAAATTTACTGATGATGGTGGTCATGAGTACTGTCAG AGATCACTTCTGACCAAAAAATTGCTTCATGCAATTGATATGTATTGGGAGATAAGAAGGCTCTCAGTACAAGTGTGTGTTATGAAGAATGATGATTCAGATTGCTTGCATGATATTGGACGGCTGCAGAGCATGCCTTGTGTGCTGCAGGGAAGCACCGATGCCTCAGCCAACCAAATTATTGCACAACCTCCACTTGACATTGCATCATCACTTGTAGAGCCTTCAGTTCAGAACAATACTAAAGTGGCATGGGTGGATGATGATATAGAGTATGTTGGgctagatgatgaggattcagtatctgatccatctgattatgaagtgtatagtGATGTAGATTGTGTTGGTTTAGAGGATGAATTAGTTGTGGAGGATGCACAGGGTTGTGAGACAATTATCCATGCAACTGACCTAGAGAACCCAACAATAAAAGTCGGTGTAACTTTCATGGATAGTACTACTTTTAAGAAGGCTATTAGGCAATATGCAATAAAAGGTGAATATGAAATTGCAGCTCCCTATTCTGAGGCAAAAAGATATAGAGGCTATTGCAAAGCTGATGGGTGCAAGTGGCAGATACATGCTTCACAATTGCAGGATGGAAGGACTTGGCAG ATAAAGAAGATTCCTATTGATCACACTTGTCAAAGCACAGGAAAAGTTGAGAAGAACCACATGGTGACAAATCATTGGGTCAGGGACAGGGTTCTTGATTGGCTTGCAAAGGACGCTACAATTGGGGCTAAAGCATTGCAGAAAAGGCTACAAGAACAGTACCATCTACAATTATCATATTGGGTGGTGTGGGATGGAAGAAATATGGCTTTGGAACAACTCAAATGGAGGTGGGATGATAGCTTTGCACATGCTTTCAGATTCAAGGTTGAGGTAGAGAGGACTAATCCTGGCAGTTTGGTTGACATTGAATATGAGCAAGATAGGAAGAAGATGAAATTTACCAGAATGTTTGTTGCCTTCAAAGCTAGTGTGGATGGTTTTTTGAATGGTTGTAGACCTTTTCTTGGTGTGGACTCCACCCATTTGACTGGGAAATGGAAGGGTCAACTTGCATCTGCGACTGCTATTGATGGGAACAATTGGATGTTTCCAGTGTGTTATGGTGTGTTTGGATCAGAGATAACTGAAAATTGGGCTTGGTTTTTTAGTAGACTTCATCAAGCTATTGGATCACCTCCAGGCCTAGTGATATCAACTGATGCAGGCAAAGGAATTGATTCTGATGTTACTAAAGTCTTCAAAAGTGGGGTTGAGCATAGAGAGTGCATGAGGCACTTAGTTGCAAACTTCCAAAAGCGATTTTGA
- the LOC136539612 gene encoding small ribosomal subunit protein eS19-like yields MAASTARTVKDVNPHEFVKAYSAHLKRSGKMELPEWVDIVKTARFKELPPYDPDWYYTRAASIARKIYLRQGIGVGGFQKIYGGRQRNGSCPPHFCKSSGAISRNILQQLQKMGIIDVDPKGGRLITSQGRRDLDQVAGRVAVEA; encoded by the exons atgGCAGCATCTACGGCGAGGACGGTGAAGGATGTCAACCCTCACGAGTTCGTCAAGGCCTACTCCGCCCACCTCAAGCGCTCCGGCAAG ATGGAGCTCCCTGAATGGGTTGACATTGTGAAGACTGCAAGGTTCAAGGAACTCCCTCCTTATGACCCTGACTGGTACTACACCAGGGCTG CATCCATTGCAAGGAAGATCTACCTGAGGCAAGGCATTGGTGTGGGTGGTTTCCAGAAGATTTACGGTGGCCGCCAGAGGAATGGCTCCTGTCCACCACACTTCTGCAAGAGCAGTGGTGCCATTTCACGCAACATCCTGCAGCAGCTGCAGAAGATGGGCATCATTGATGTCGATCCCAAGGG TGGAAGGCTCATCACCTCCCAGGGAAGGCGTGATCTGGACCAAGTGGCTGGAAGGGTTGCTGTTGAAGCTTGA